From a region of the Aeoliella mucimassa genome:
- a CDS encoding sulfatase: MVRFLAALLLLAASATHAAERPSVLLILVDDLGWADVGYNGASYYLTPNIDAFAQRATVFNRSYAMPTCSPSRASLFTGLNSPHTGIYHVEAFGGKGSEQDRRIIPVKSKLYYQQPITMLADSLAEAGYATGYVGKWHVTHDPTHNGFTLNAGGWGKGHPPSYFSPYKNPKLVDGPPGEYLPERLMKESIAFIERNKEQPFFLCYAPYSVHRPLQAREADIQRFKERSKEPARYNPTYAAMIAALDDAFGGVLHAVEELGLAENTVIIFTSDNGVNGLSGDSTPLRGHKGTCYEGGVRVPTMVFWPGHSRAERTDALIDIIDWYPTLLDMTGSGKPDHQLDGRSLVPLLNHETDLVRDAIYCHMPCYNGQPQSKQVWQTPYSAITQSRYKLIYSYETHEAQLYDLENDPGESINMATSYPEIARSLKSELEDWLRANQAPLPRSKDTFQ, encoded by the coding sequence ATGGTGAGATTTCTTGCCGCGCTATTGCTATTGGCGGCTTCCGCAACCCATGCAGCCGAACGCCCCAGTGTCCTCTTGATTCTGGTAGACGACCTAGGATGGGCGGATGTCGGGTACAACGGTGCGAGCTACTATCTAACACCGAATATCGACGCTTTCGCGCAGCGGGCAACGGTCTTCAATCGATCGTACGCGATGCCGACCTGCTCGCCCTCGCGGGCGAGTCTGTTTACCGGGCTTAACTCGCCACACACAGGCATCTACCACGTCGAGGCATTTGGTGGCAAAGGCAGTGAGCAGGATCGGCGGATTATCCCCGTGAAATCAAAGCTCTATTATCAACAGCCCATCACCATGCTGGCAGATTCGCTTGCGGAAGCGGGCTACGCGACCGGATACGTTGGTAAGTGGCACGTTACGCATGACCCGACCCATAATGGTTTCACCTTAAACGCCGGAGGATGGGGAAAGGGGCATCCCCCAAGCTACTTCAGTCCTTACAAGAACCCAAAGCTTGTAGACGGCCCACCGGGCGAGTACCTGCCGGAACGCCTGATGAAAGAGTCGATTGCGTTCATTGAACGAAACAAAGAACAGCCATTCTTCTTATGCTACGCACCGTATTCGGTTCACCGGCCACTGCAGGCCCGCGAAGCGGATATTCAACGATTCAAGGAAAGGAGCAAGGAGCCGGCTCGGTACAATCCAACCTACGCGGCGATGATCGCGGCATTGGACGATGCGTTTGGAGGAGTCCTCCATGCTGTTGAAGAACTGGGGCTTGCCGAGAACACGGTCATTATTTTCACTTCCGACAACGGAGTGAATGGACTGAGCGGCGATTCCACTCCACTACGTGGCCACAAGGGAACTTGCTACGAAGGGGGTGTCCGAGTCCCCACGATGGTGTTTTGGCCGGGCCATTCTCGGGCGGAACGCACCGATGCGTTGATCGACATCATCGACTGGTACCCGACCTTGCTGGATATGACTGGTTCCGGAAAGCCTGATCACCAACTTGACGGACGGTCGCTCGTGCCGCTGCTGAATCACGAAACAGACTTAGTGCGCGACGCCATCTACTGCCACATGCCCTGCTACAACGGCCAGCCCCAAAGCAAACAGGTTTGGCAGACTCCGTACAGTGCCATTACCCAAAGTCGATATAAACTCATCTACAGCTACGAGACCCACGAGGCTCAATTGTACGATTTGGAAAACGACCCGGGTGAATCCATCAACATGGCCACGTCTTATCCCGAAATCGCGCGGTCGCTAAAAAGCGAACTCGAAGATTGGCTCCGCGCTAACCAGGCTCCTTTGCCCCGTTCCAAAGACACTTTTCAATAG
- a CDS encoding sulfatase-like hydrolase/transferase, which produces MNLLGLSRIVKCGVLLLTVLLAGVCSGDEHVNLIYILADDLGYGDLGCYGQQKIQTPHLDRMAAEGLTFTRHYAGGPVCGPSRACLMTGQSQSIGYIKGNPGGNWRRENLRDEDITIAEKIREAGYQTACFGKWGLGPQRKSGYPTRQGFDRFVGYDTHVAAHNYYPKTLCEDEGKMQLAPGQYSHDVFANLALEYVARDHNQPYFLYLAYTIPHAPYNPPDLGPYADKTSWPNHAREYAAMITRMDSDIGKLLDVLRTTGRASNTLVIFSGDNGPQSNYEKGPNTMTKFFDSNGPLRGIKRDVFEGGVRVPMIAWQPGVVSPGRSDHVSGFQDIMPTYCELAGVDPPAASMVFPLCQHSMARQNGRNLTIFSTGNSSTCSATVRGLHGKACWMSPTTSRPFAKGAQAHLHSMS; this is translated from the coding sequence ATGAATCTTCTTGGATTGTCCCGCATTGTTAAATGCGGTGTGTTGCTTCTCACAGTGCTCTTGGCCGGCGTCTGTTCGGGTGACGAGCATGTGAATCTCATCTACATACTTGCTGACGATTTGGGCTATGGCGATTTGGGGTGTTACGGGCAGCAGAAAATACAGACTCCCCACCTCGACCGGATGGCCGCAGAAGGGTTGACGTTCACCCGGCACTACGCGGGCGGCCCCGTCTGCGGTCCCTCGCGAGCCTGCCTGATGACGGGCCAAAGCCAGTCGATTGGCTACATCAAAGGGAATCCCGGCGGCAACTGGCGCCGCGAGAACCTCCGCGACGAAGACATAACCATCGCCGAGAAAATCCGCGAGGCGGGGTATCAAACCGCCTGCTTTGGCAAGTGGGGCTTAGGGCCACAACGCAAGTCAGGATATCCCACGCGACAGGGCTTCGACCGCTTCGTGGGGTACGACACTCACGTAGCGGCCCACAACTACTATCCCAAGACCCTCTGCGAAGATGAAGGGAAAATGCAGCTTGCTCCAGGACAGTACAGTCACGATGTATTCGCCAACTTGGCTTTGGAGTATGTTGCCCGAGATCATAATCAACCCTATTTTCTATACTTGGCGTATACCATCCCTCACGCCCCATACAATCCGCCAGACCTTGGTCCCTACGCCGATAAAACCTCGTGGCCAAACCATGCAAGAGAGTACGCTGCGATGATCACGCGGATGGATAGCGACATCGGGAAGCTGCTTGATGTGCTGCGAACAACAGGACGCGCCAGCAATACCTTGGTGATCTTCTCCGGCGACAACGGCCCCCAATCCAATTATGAAAAAGGGCCAAACACCATGACAAAGTTCTTCGATAGCAATGGGCCGCTCCGTGGCATTAAACGCGATGTCTTTGAGGGGGGCGTGCGCGTGCCGATGATTGCCTGGCAACCGGGCGTTGTTTCCCCTGGACGAAGCGACCACGTCTCTGGCTTTCAAGACATAATGCCCACGTACTGCGAACTCGCGGGAGTCGACCCCCCAGCGGCATCGATGGTATTTCCCTTGTGCCAACACTCCATGGCACGCCAGAACGGCAGGAATCTCACGATTTTCTCTACTGGGAATTCATCAACATGTTCCGCAACGGTTCGGGGGCTGCACGGCAAGGCTTGCTGGATGTCGCCAACGACGTCAAGGCCATTCGCCAAGGGAGCTCAAGCCCACTTGCACTCTATGAGTTAA
- the tnpB gene encoding IS66 family insertion sequence element accessory protein TnpB, translating to MKLWVATTPVDKRKSFDILAAVVEKSLRHALVSGCLFEFRYKGAPD from the coding sequence GTGAAATTGTGGGTGGCGACCACGCCGGTCGACAAGCGGAAGAGTTTTGACATCTTGGCCGCGGTGGTCGAGAAGTCCCTAAGGCACGCCCTGGTGAGCGGCTGTCTGTTCGAGTTTCGCTACAAGGGGGCACCTGACTAA